The following coding sequences lie in one Vanacampus margaritifer isolate UIUO_Vmar chromosome 16, RoL_Vmar_1.0, whole genome shotgun sequence genomic window:
- the LOC144036024 gene encoding transcriptional coactivator YAP1-like isoform X3 produces the protein MDAHRGGGSAPPAGQQVVHVRGDSQSELEALFSAVMNPSQAAQQPASLPMRMRKLPDSFFKPPDPRTHSRQASSDGGACASLTPHHVRAHSSPASLPVNMPINMPINMPVNMPDAAALPVVPDDVPLPHGWEMAKTPTGQRYFLNHLDKTTTWHDPRLTQLQSAAPPHPGGPSPVHAHSLSNPATPSCNTDAGLLSLAIQQRKEKERLRCKQQMQLNTQDTTGGGRNQMSAAMDHDRNALAPPVDVRIRAPTYEPTLNGLLPRRGAHSRNESTDSGLSVGSLPRSSDLALAASVDHMDTGECGESSTLQDSMPAMSESEELMPCIPEGLTSDLLMDMETVLSGSHMDRDSLLTWL, from the exons ATGGACGCGCACCGCGGCGGCGGCAGCGCGCCCCCGGCCGGCCAGCAAGTGGTGCACGTCCGCGGCGACTCCCAGAGCGAACTGGAGGCCCTGTTCAGCGCCGTCATGAACCCCAGCCAGGCCGCCCAGCAGCCTGCCTCGCTGCCCATGAGGATGCGGAAGCTGCCCGACTCCTTCTTCAAACCGCCTGACCCCCGCACGCACTCCAGACAG GCCAGTTCGGACGGCGGCGCGTGCGCGTCCCTTACGCCTCACCACGTGCGTGCCCATTCCTCGCCCGCCTCGCTGCCCGTCAACATGCCCATCAACATGCCCATCAACATGCCCGTCAACATGCCCGACGCGGCGGCCCTGCCCGTCGTCCCTGACGACGTGCCGCTGCCGCACGGCTGGGAGATGGCCAAGACGCCCACTGGACAACGCTACTTCCTCAA CCACCTGGACAAGACCACCACCTGGCATGACCCCCGCCTGACACAGCTCCAGTCAGCCGCCCCGCCGCACCCCGGCGGCCCGTCCCCGGTCCACGCCCACTCCCTTAGCAACCCGGCCACGCCCAGCTGCAACACAGATGCAG gCCTGCTGAGCTTGGCCATACAGCAgcggaaagagaaagaaagactgCGATGCAAGCAACAAATGCAGCTCAACACGCAG GACACAACCGGAGGAGGCAGGAACCAAATGTCGGCTGCTATGGATCATGACAGGAACGCACTTGCACCGCCTGTTGATGTCAGGATCCGAGCCCCGACCTATGAACCCACATTGAACGG TTTGTTGCCACGCAGGGGCGCCCACTCCCGCAACGAGAGCACCGACAGCGGCCTGAGCGTCGGCAGCCTGCCGCGCTCGTCAGACCTGGCGCTCGCCGCCTCTGTGGATCACATGGATACCG GCGAGTGCGGCGAGTCGTCGACTTTACAGGACTCGATGCCTGCGATGAGCGAGAGCGAGGAGTTGATGCCCTGCATCCCCGAGGGTCTGACTTCGGACCTGCTGATGGACATGGAGACGGTCCTGTCCGGCTCGCACATGGACAGGGACAGCCTGCTCACCTGGCTATAG
- the LOC144036024 gene encoding transcriptional coactivator YAP1-like isoform X2, whose protein sequence is MDAHRGGGSAPPAGQQVVHVRGDSQSELEALFSAVMNPSQAAQQPASLPMRMRKLPDSFFKPPDPRTHSRQASSDGGACASLTPHHVRAHSSPASLPVNMPINMPINMPVNMPDAAALPVVPDDVPLPHGWEMAKTPTGQRYFLNHLDKTTTWHDPRLTQLQSAAPPHPGGPSPVHAHSLSNPATPSCNTDAGGLPVGWERAATAEGDVYYIDHVNKSTTWLHPRLGLLSLAIQQRKEKERLRCKQQMQLNTQDTTGGGRNQMSAAMDHDRNALAPPVDVRIRAPTYEPTLNGGAHSRNESTDSGLSVGSLPRSSDLALAASVDHMDTGECGESSTLQDSMPAMSESEELMPCIPEGLTSDLLMDMETVLSGSHMDRDSLLTWL, encoded by the exons ATGGACGCGCACCGCGGCGGCGGCAGCGCGCCCCCGGCCGGCCAGCAAGTGGTGCACGTCCGCGGCGACTCCCAGAGCGAACTGGAGGCCCTGTTCAGCGCCGTCATGAACCCCAGCCAGGCCGCCCAGCAGCCTGCCTCGCTGCCCATGAGGATGCGGAAGCTGCCCGACTCCTTCTTCAAACCGCCTGACCCCCGCACGCACTCCAGACAG GCCAGTTCGGACGGCGGCGCGTGCGCGTCCCTTACGCCTCACCACGTGCGTGCCCATTCCTCGCCCGCCTCGCTGCCCGTCAACATGCCCATCAACATGCCCATCAACATGCCCGTCAACATGCCCGACGCGGCGGCCCTGCCCGTCGTCCCTGACGACGTGCCGCTGCCGCACGGCTGGGAGATGGCCAAGACGCCCACTGGACAACGCTACTTCCTCAA CCACCTGGACAAGACCACCACCTGGCATGACCCCCGCCTGACACAGCTCCAGTCAGCCGCCCCGCCGCACCCCGGCGGCCCGTCCCCGGTCCACGCCCACTCCCTTAGCAACCCGGCCACGCCCAGCTGCAACACAGATGCAG GTGGGCTGCCTGTTGGCTGGGAGCGGGCCGCCACTGCCGAAGGGGACGTGTACTACATCGATCACGTAAATAAGAGCACCACGTGGCTCCACCCGCGTCTAG gCCTGCTGAGCTTGGCCATACAGCAgcggaaagagaaagaaagactgCGATGCAAGCAACAAATGCAGCTCAACACGCAG GACACAACCGGAGGAGGCAGGAACCAAATGTCGGCTGCTATGGATCATGACAGGAACGCACTTGCACCGCCTGTTGATGTCAGGATCCGAGCCCCGACCTATGAACCCACATTGAACGG GGGCGCCCACTCCCGCAACGAGAGCACCGACAGCGGCCTGAGCGTCGGCAGCCTGCCGCGCTCGTCAGACCTGGCGCTCGCCGCCTCTGTGGATCACATGGATACCG GCGAGTGCGGCGAGTCGTCGACTTTACAGGACTCGATGCCTGCGATGAGCGAGAGCGAGGAGTTGATGCCCTGCATCCCCGAGGGTCTGACTTCGGACCTGCTGATGGACATGGAGACGGTCCTGTCCGGCTCGCACATGGACAGGGACAGCCTGCTCACCTGGCTATAG
- the LOC144036024 gene encoding transcriptional coactivator YAP1-like isoform X1, protein MDAHRGGGSAPPAGQQVVHVRGDSQSELEALFSAVMNPSQAAQQPASLPMRMRKLPDSFFKPPDPRTHSRQASSDGGACASLTPHHVRAHSSPASLPVNMPINMPINMPVNMPDAAALPVVPDDVPLPHGWEMAKTPTGQRYFLNHLDKTTTWHDPRLTQLQSAAPPHPGGPSPVHAHSLSNPATPSCNTDAGGLPVGWERAATAEGDVYYIDHVNKSTTWLHPRLGLLSLAIQQRKEKERLRCKQQMQLNTQDTTGGGRNQMSAAMDHDRNALAPPVDVRIRAPTYEPTLNGLLPRRGAHSRNESTDSGLSVGSLPRSSDLALAASVDHMDTGECGESSTLQDSMPAMSESEELMPCIPEGLTSDLLMDMETVLSGSHMDRDSLLTWL, encoded by the exons ATGGACGCGCACCGCGGCGGCGGCAGCGCGCCCCCGGCCGGCCAGCAAGTGGTGCACGTCCGCGGCGACTCCCAGAGCGAACTGGAGGCCCTGTTCAGCGCCGTCATGAACCCCAGCCAGGCCGCCCAGCAGCCTGCCTCGCTGCCCATGAGGATGCGGAAGCTGCCCGACTCCTTCTTCAAACCGCCTGACCCCCGCACGCACTCCAGACAG GCCAGTTCGGACGGCGGCGCGTGCGCGTCCCTTACGCCTCACCACGTGCGTGCCCATTCCTCGCCCGCCTCGCTGCCCGTCAACATGCCCATCAACATGCCCATCAACATGCCCGTCAACATGCCCGACGCGGCGGCCCTGCCCGTCGTCCCTGACGACGTGCCGCTGCCGCACGGCTGGGAGATGGCCAAGACGCCCACTGGACAACGCTACTTCCTCAA CCACCTGGACAAGACCACCACCTGGCATGACCCCCGCCTGACACAGCTCCAGTCAGCCGCCCCGCCGCACCCCGGCGGCCCGTCCCCGGTCCACGCCCACTCCCTTAGCAACCCGGCCACGCCCAGCTGCAACACAGATGCAG GTGGGCTGCCTGTTGGCTGGGAGCGGGCCGCCACTGCCGAAGGGGACGTGTACTACATCGATCACGTAAATAAGAGCACCACGTGGCTCCACCCGCGTCTAG gCCTGCTGAGCTTGGCCATACAGCAgcggaaagagaaagaaagactgCGATGCAAGCAACAAATGCAGCTCAACACGCAG GACACAACCGGAGGAGGCAGGAACCAAATGTCGGCTGCTATGGATCATGACAGGAACGCACTTGCACCGCCTGTTGATGTCAGGATCCGAGCCCCGACCTATGAACCCACATTGAACGG TTTGTTGCCACGCAGGGGCGCCCACTCCCGCAACGAGAGCACCGACAGCGGCCTGAGCGTCGGCAGCCTGCCGCGCTCGTCAGACCTGGCGCTCGCCGCCTCTGTGGATCACATGGATACCG GCGAGTGCGGCGAGTCGTCGACTTTACAGGACTCGATGCCTGCGATGAGCGAGAGCGAGGAGTTGATGCCCTGCATCCCCGAGGGTCTGACTTCGGACCTGCTGATGGACATGGAGACGGTCCTGTCCGGCTCGCACATGGACAGGGACAGCCTGCTCACCTGGCTATAG